Proteins encoded in a region of the Sulfurimonas marina genome:
- the trxC gene encoding thioredoxin TrxC: MKVVCPHCLSVNNVPKKDSYKKANCGKCKNSLLDTKPIDLTNTNFDELIVNSDLPIIVDFWAPWCGPCKMMAPNFSAAAESFPLKAVFAKVNTEDEQNLGARFGIRSIPTLIVFKNGVEKERVSGALPKENLVQLINKYTD, from the coding sequence ATGAAAGTAGTATGTCCTCACTGTTTAAGTGTGAACAATGTTCCAAAGAAAGATTCTTATAAAAAAGCAAATTGTGGGAAGTGTAAAAACTCCCTCCTTGATACAAAACCAATTGATCTCACTAACACAAACTTTGATGAGCTGATCGTAAACAGTGATCTTCCGATAATTGTAGACTTCTGGGCACCTTGGTGTGGACCGTGTAAAATGATGGCTCCAAACTTTAGCGCAGCTGCTGAAAGTTTTCCTCTTAAAGCGGTATTTGCAAAAGTAAATACGGAAGATGAACAAAACCTGGGAGCTAGATTTGGGATCAGAAGTATTCCTACACTCATAGTGTTTAAAAACGGTGTAGAAAAAGAGAGGGTATCAGGTGCACTCCCAAAAGAGAATCTTGTGCAACTGATAAATAAATATACGGACTAA